One window of the Desulfovibrio sp. JC010 genome contains the following:
- the map gene encoding type I methionyl aminopeptidase, with product MKKYRGIYLKNDKEIGLMREANRLVSTILDMLGEAIKPGITTMSLEEIACKACEGYGVKPAFKGYHGFPFALCCSVNEEIVHGFPSEKRVLEEGDIVSIDMGVIYQGFYGDSARTYPVGNIAEGTRKLLDVTRESLMRGIDKALPGNSLYDISRAVQEHAEGAGYGVVRRFVGHGIGRNLHEKPEVPNFVPSGLPGVQLRTGMVIAIEPMVTEGSHDIEILDDKWTAVTKDRKLSAHFEHTIAITADGPQILSLS from the coding sequence TTGAAAAAGTACAGAGGTATCTACCTCAAGAATGACAAGGAGATTGGCCTCATGCGTGAGGCCAATCGTCTTGTTTCTACCATTCTGGATATGCTGGGCGAAGCCATCAAGCCGGGTATCACCACCATGAGCCTTGAAGAAATCGCCTGCAAAGCCTGCGAAGGTTACGGCGTGAAGCCGGCTTTCAAAGGTTACCACGGGTTCCCTTTTGCCCTTTGCTGCTCCGTGAACGAGGAAATTGTTCACGGATTTCCTTCTGAGAAGAGGGTTCTTGAAGAAGGGGATATCGTCAGCATTGACATGGGAGTCATTTATCAGGGATTTTACGGGGATTCTGCCCGTACCTACCCTGTTGGCAATATTGCCGAAGGCACCCGTAAGCTTCTCGATGTCACCCGCGAATCTCTTATGCGCGGCATCGATAAAGCCTTGCCTGGCAACAGTCTTTATGATATTTCCCGGGCGGTTCAGGAACATGCAGAAGGAGCCGGATACGGAGTTGTGCGTCGATTTGTGGGGCACGGCATCGGACGCAACCTTCATGAAAAGCCTGAAGTCCCTAATTTTGTACCATCAGGTCTTCCCGGTGTGCAGCTCAGAACGGGAATGGTCATCGCCATCGAGCCGATGGTGACCGAAGGTTCACATGATATCGAAATTCTCGACGATAAGTGGACTGCTGTGACCAAGGACAGGAAGCTGTCCGCCCATTTCGAGCACACCATTGCCATTACTGCAGACGGGCCTCAAATATTAAGCCTGTCCTAA
- the rpmJ gene encoding 50S ribosomal protein L36: MKVRPSVKKICPKCKVIRRKGVLRVICDNPRHKQRQG; this comes from the coding sequence ATGAAAGTAAGACCATCTGTTAAGAAGATTTGTCCCAAATGCAAAGTAATCAGACGCAAGGGTGTTCTGAGGGTTATTTGTGACAACCCCAGACACAAACAGCGTCAAGGATAG
- the rpsM gene encoding 30S ribosomal protein S13 → MARIAGVDLPKNKRLDIALTYIYGVGRTTALKILDTVGIDWTLKTDDLSGEQVNTIRKELEDNHKVEGDLRRDQIADIKRLMDIGCYRGLRHRRGLPVRGQSSKTNARTRKGPRRSVMSRKKK, encoded by the coding sequence GTGGCTCGTATCGCTGGAGTAGACCTTCCGAAAAATAAGCGTTTGGATATTGCACTGACTTACATCTACGGAGTAGGTCGGACTACCGCTCTCAAGATTCTTGATACTGTTGGTATCGACTGGACACTCAAAACTGATGACCTCAGTGGCGAGCAGGTCAACACCATCCGTAAGGAACTTGAAGATAATCATAAAGTTGAAGGTGACCTTCGCCGTGATCAGATCGCAGACATTAAGCGCCTGATGGATATCGGATGTTACCGTGGACTGCGTCACCGCCGCGGACTGCCCGTGCGTGGTCAGAGCTCCAAGACCAACGCGAGAACTCGTAAAGGTCCCCGTCGCTCTGTAATGAGCAGAAAGAAGAAATAA
- the rpsK gene encoding 30S ribosomal protein S11, translated as MARPRRSGKKKEKKNVPVGIAHVKATFNNTIITFTDLKGNVISWATSGASGFKGSRKSTPFAAQVAAETAARKAQDQGMRTVGIFVKGPGSGREAAMRAIGNVGMKVNFIRDITPIPHNGCRPPKRRRV; from the coding sequence ATGGCTAGACCTCGCCGTTCCGGCAAGAAAAAAGAGAAGAAGAATGTTCCCGTGGGCATCGCTCACGTAAAAGCAACATTCAACAATACCATCATTACCTTCACTGACCTGAAAGGTAACGTGATCAGCTGGGCTACTTCCGGTGCTTCCGGATTCAAGGGTTCCAGAAAATCAACTCCTTTTGCTGCACAGGTAGCTGCTGAAACCGCAGCCCGTAAAGCTCAGGACCAGGGTATGCGTACCGTTGGTATTTTCGTCAAAGGCCCCGGCTCCGGTCGTGAAGCAGCTATGCGCGCCATCGGTAACGTCGGTATGAAGGTTAACTTCATTCGCGATATAACACCCATCCCGCACAACGGCTGTCGTCCGCCGAAACGTCGCAGGGTCTAA
- the rpsD gene encoding 30S ribosomal protein S4 — MARYTKAKCRLCRREGEKLFIKGDRCFTDKCSYERRPYAPGIAGRMRKKMSDYAIQLREKQKVRRMYGVLEGQFRTYFKRADAMKGVTGANLLMLLETRLDNAVYRLGFANSRAQARQLVKHGIFTKNGRRVNVPSMHVKPGDVIEVREESRKIPVIAEAQEVIARRGCPEWLEADGAKFKGEVKAMPTREDIQFPINEQLIVELYSK, encoded by the coding sequence TTGGCCAGATATACAAAAGCAAAGTGCAGACTGTGCCGCCGTGAAGGTGAAAAACTTTTCATCAAAGGCGACCGCTGCTTTACTGATAAGTGCTCTTATGAGCGTCGTCCTTATGCTCCCGGTATTGCCGGTCGCATGAGAAAGAAAATGAGTGACTACGCAATTCAGCTTCGCGAGAAGCAGAAAGTACGCCGCATGTACGGTGTGCTCGAAGGTCAGTTCCGCACCTACTTCAAGCGTGCGGATGCCATGAAAGGCGTAACAGGTGCAAACCTGCTCATGCTTCTTGAAACCCGCCTTGACAACGCTGTTTACCGTCTTGGTTTTGCCAACTCCCGCGCGCAGGCTCGCCAGCTCGTGAAACACGGCATCTTCACCAAAAACGGAAGACGTGTTAATGTTCCTTCCATGCATGTTAAGCCCGGTGATGTTATCGAGGTTCGTGAAGAATCCCGTAAGATTCCCGTGATTGCAGAAGCACAGGAAGTGATTGCCCGTCGCGGCTGCCCCGAGTGGCTCGAAGCTGACGGAGCAAAGTTCAAAGGTGAAGTTAAAGCGATGCCGACTAGGGAAGATATCCAGTTCCCTATCAACGAACAGCTGATTGTCGAGCTGTACTCCAAATAA
- a CDS encoding DNA-directed RNA polymerase subunit alpha has translation MLIQDGDKLINTRNWAELVKPEQLVRDPKSNELYGKFICEPLERGFGTTIGNSLRRVLLSSMQGAAAVAVKIEGVQHEFTTIEGVMEDVTEIVLNIKQIRFAMTTDEPQFLTLRVNKQGVVTAADIQENQNVKVLNPEQIIATLSEKMDMEMTFEIRMGKGYVPADMHEGLVNEIGHIVVDSSFSPIRKVAYSVEQARVGQMTNYDKLILEVFTDGSVTPEDAIAYSAKILKDQLSVFINFDEMGSEQEESKESDLDLNPNLFKSIDELELSVRATNCLKAANIRIVGELVQRTEQTMLKTKNFGRKSLDEIRRVLDSMELKFGMVLEDFDKKHQEWLKRKEKNEA, from the coding sequence ATGCTTATTCAAGACGGTGACAAACTCATCAACACCCGCAACTGGGCCGAGCTGGTTAAGCCGGAACAGCTTGTGCGTGACCCCAAGTCTAACGAGCTTTATGGAAAGTTCATTTGTGAACCCCTTGAGCGCGGATTTGGAACAACCATCGGTAACTCTCTTAGAAGAGTACTGCTTTCCTCAATGCAGGGAGCAGCCGCGGTTGCTGTAAAGATCGAAGGAGTTCAGCACGAATTCACCACTATCGAAGGTGTGATGGAAGATGTGACTGAGATTGTTCTGAACATCAAGCAGATCAGATTCGCAATGACTACAGATGAACCCCAGTTTCTTACCCTCCGGGTAAACAAGCAGGGCGTCGTCACCGCAGCTGATATTCAGGAAAACCAGAACGTCAAAGTCCTCAATCCTGAGCAGATTATTGCGACTCTGTCCGAAAAAATGGATATGGAGATGACTTTCGAGATCCGCATGGGCAAGGGCTATGTTCCTGCTGATATGCACGAAGGTCTTGTCAACGAAATCGGTCACATTGTAGTCGACTCCAGCTTTTCTCCCATCCGTAAGGTTGCTTACAGTGTGGAGCAGGCTCGTGTCGGTCAGATGACTAACTATGACAAGCTCATTCTCGAAGTTTTCACCGATGGTTCCGTTACCCCTGAGGATGCAATTGCCTACAGTGCAAAGATTCTCAAGGATCAGCTCTCCGTATTCATCAACTTCGATGAAATGGGATCCGAGCAGGAAGAGTCCAAAGAAAGCGACCTCGATCTCAACCCGAATCTGTTCAAGAGTATCGACGAACTCGAACTGTCAGTTCGCGCTACCAACTGCCTCAAGGCTGCCAACATTCGCATTGTTGGTGAACTTGTACAGCGCACTGAACAGACCATGCTTAAAACTAAGAACTTCGGACGTAAGTCTCTCGACGAAATCCGCCGCGTTCTTGACAGCATGGAACTCAAGTTCGGTATGGTCCTCGAGGATTTCGATAAAAAGCATCAGGAATGGCTGAAGAGGAAAGAGAAAAATGAGGCATAA
- the rplQ gene encoding 50S ribosomal protein L17: MRHKKSGRKFNRSNSHRKAMLRNMVRSLLTYEHIRTTEPKAKELRSSCEKLITLALRNDLHSRRLAYKTLENHGLVKKLFDEIGPRYEGGGGGYTRIIKLAEPRKGDCAPMCIIELTKRADASAEEAAAPAEAPAEEAQEA, translated from the coding sequence ATGAGGCATAAAAAGTCCGGAAGAAAGTTCAACAGGAGCAATTCCCACAGGAAAGCCATGCTGAGAAACATGGTTCGCTCCCTGCTGACCTATGAACATATCCGTACCACTGAGCCTAAGGCAAAGGAACTCAGAAGCAGCTGTGAAAAGCTGATCACCCTTGCCCTTCGCAACGACCTCCACTCCAGACGTCTTGCTTACAAGACTCTTGAGAACCACGGTCTTGTTAAGAAGCTCTTCGATGAAATCGGACCCCGCTACGAAGGCGGCGGTGGTGGTTACACCCGTATCATCAAGCTCGCTGAACCCCGTAAGGGTGACTGCGCTCCCATGTGCATCATCGAGCTGACCAAACGCGCTGACGCTTCTGCTGAAGAAGCTGCAGCACCTGCTGAAGCTCCCGCTGAGGAAGCTCAGGAAGCATAA
- a CDS encoding selenium metabolism-associated LysR family transcriptional regulator, with protein sequence MDLRRLEAFCKVYELKSFSKAGKELFLSQPTISAHISTLEEELGVHLFDRLGRSIMATQAGEVLYRNAKDIYNLIGKAHNEINILRDKVVGDLEIGGSTIPSHYLLPDLLYNYCKKYPDVSVHLSVGDTTEILEKVRSGELILGVVGATVDVPNIEFVPIMRDELVIVAPPVLVRNYDGIDDIQHLAELPWVMREGGSGTRKALEAGLSEMGTSVRELNVTVWVESTQAVVQCVKAGLGVSVTSRLAAQSLIDSGELVHIKDLPLNLERSFYLAHLQGREFFPAVRYFIDHVKQLAG encoded by the coding sequence ATGGATTTACGTCGACTCGAAGCGTTCTGCAAAGTTTACGAACTCAAAAGTTTTTCCAAAGCAGGTAAAGAGCTTTTCCTTTCCCAGCCCACTATTAGTGCTCATATTTCCACTTTAGAAGAAGAGCTGGGTGTTCATCTTTTCGACCGTCTGGGCCGTTCCATCATGGCCACGCAGGCCGGAGAGGTGCTTTACCGCAATGCCAAGGATATTTATAACCTGATCGGTAAAGCTCACAACGAAATCAATATCCTGCGCGACAAGGTTGTCGGCGATCTTGAAATAGGCGGCAGCACCATTCCTTCCCATTACCTGCTGCCTGATCTGCTCTACAATTACTGCAAAAAATATCCTGATGTCAGCGTGCACTTATCGGTAGGTGATACCACTGAAATCCTTGAAAAGGTTCGCTCCGGTGAGCTTATTCTCGGTGTGGTAGGTGCAACAGTTGATGTTCCCAATATCGAATTCGTGCCTATCATGCGTGATGAGCTTGTAATCGTAGCTCCGCCGGTGCTGGTGCGTAACTATGACGGTATTGACGACATCCAGCATCTGGCCGAGCTGCCATGGGTTATGCGTGAAGGCGGGTCCGGTACCCGCAAGGCCCTTGAAGCCGGTCTTTCCGAAATGGGTACCAGTGTGCGTGAACTGAATGTCACCGTCTGGGTTGAGTCCACTCAGGCTGTGGTTCAGTGCGTAAAAGCAGGGCTGGGAGTCAGCGTAACATCAAGGCTCGCAGCACAGTCACTTATCGATTCCGGTGAGCTTGTCCATATCAAGGACCTGCCCTTGAATCTCGAAAGAAGTTTCTATCTCGCGCATCTGCAGGGCCGTGAATTCTTCCCCGCCGTGCGCTATTTTATTGACCACGTTAAGCAATTAGCTGGATAG
- a CDS encoding menaquinone biosynthesis protein, translating to MDNVKVGRISYLNVLPIYYPLEAGLIENNFEFVYGPPAQLNKMMSEGLMHIASNSSIEYLRHSEQYLLLPDLAIGSRGPVQSVIMISRKPLEQLKGCKVLVSAQTHTSAALLKVLLSEYIPLNATYETGNATERLEAGEQPDAILCIGDEALNLRKHADYPYIFDLGEEWIRWTGLPFIFGIWTVRRDAAQREDVKQAIRDLIRAKEWGQANIDKICEMTADKTMLNLEESRSYYDGLVYDLGKTEIEGLKVFAKYLLKTGEINHIPELEFIDI from the coding sequence ATGGATAATGTCAAAGTAGGACGTATCTCCTACCTGAATGTCCTGCCCATTTACTATCCGCTGGAAGCCGGACTGATCGAAAACAATTTCGAGTTCGTATACGGACCGCCCGCGCAGCTGAACAAAATGATGTCTGAAGGCTTGATGCATATCGCATCAAACTCCAGTATCGAATACCTGCGCCACTCTGAGCAGTACCTCCTGCTGCCCGATCTGGCCATCGGCAGCCGCGGCCCTGTGCAGTCGGTAATCATGATCAGCCGCAAGCCGCTGGAACAGCTAAAAGGCTGCAAAGTTTTAGTCAGTGCCCAGACACATACCTCCGCTGCCCTGCTCAAGGTCCTGCTCAGCGAATACATCCCGCTGAATGCCACTTACGAGACCGGTAACGCCACCGAAAGACTCGAAGCCGGCGAACAGCCTGATGCAATCCTCTGCATCGGCGATGAAGCCCTGAACCTGCGCAAGCACGCAGACTACCCCTACATCTTCGATTTGGGCGAAGAGTGGATCCGCTGGACCGGGCTGCCATTCATTTTCGGCATCTGGACCGTGCGCCGAGATGCTGCCCAGCGTGAAGACGTAAAACAGGCTATCCGCGATCTGATCCGCGCCAAGGAATGGGGACAGGCCAACATCGATAAAATCTGCGAAATGACCGCAGACAAGACCATGCTCAATCTGGAAGAAAGCCGTTCATACTATGACGGCTTGGTCTACGATCTCGGCAAAACAGAGATTGAAGGCTTGAAAGTTTTTGCAAAATATCTGCTGAAAACCGGAGAGATAAATCATATTCCTGAATTAGAGTTTATAGATATTTAA
- the mqnC gene encoding cyclic dehypoxanthinyl futalosine synthase yields the protein MTNLTQSPAEVLKIGEKVMAGERINFDEAMTLMEKADLFDLGSLAHSIRMKKHPEPNVTYVIDRNINYSNICDCGCRFCAFYVAPGKDGGFVISREELGRKIQETIDLGGTQILMQGGHHPDLTLDFYEDMLRFIKANYPAVHIHAFSPPEVVYWSELNNISIKEVLERLIAAGLASIPGGGAEILVDEVRSHIAPKKCNTAKWLEVMETAHNLGLRTTATMMFGHEEQPIDRIRHLFALREVQDRTGGFTAFIPWTFQPDNTNIPDARKMTSVEYLRMLAVSRIVLDNFDNVQVSWVTMGPKISQLALFYGGNDFGSTMIEENVVKAAGVSFRLSEAEIHNLIEKAGFVPKQRLMDYTLAENADG from the coding sequence ATGACAAATCTTACACAAAGTCCTGCTGAAGTTCTCAAGATCGGCGAAAAAGTAATGGCCGGGGAACGCATTAATTTTGATGAAGCCATGACCTTGATGGAAAAGGCTGATCTTTTTGATCTTGGAAGTCTGGCTCATTCCATTCGGATGAAAAAGCATCCTGAGCCGAATGTTACTTACGTAATTGACCGCAATATCAACTATTCAAACATCTGTGATTGCGGCTGCCGTTTCTGCGCATTCTATGTCGCACCCGGAAAAGACGGCGGATTCGTGATCAGCCGTGAAGAACTGGGCCGGAAGATTCAGGAAACCATAGATCTGGGCGGCACCCAGATTCTCATGCAGGGTGGACACCACCCGGACCTGACACTCGATTTCTATGAAGACATGCTCCGCTTCATTAAAGCAAACTACCCGGCAGTCCACATCCACGCTTTCTCCCCGCCGGAAGTGGTTTACTGGAGCGAATTGAATAACATCTCCATCAAAGAAGTATTGGAGCGTTTGATTGCAGCCGGGCTGGCTTCCATTCCCGGTGGCGGTGCTGAAATTCTGGTGGATGAAGTGCGCAGCCATATCGCACCGAAAAAATGCAACACCGCCAAATGGCTGGAAGTCATGGAAACAGCCCATAATCTGGGACTACGCACCACAGCGACCATGATGTTCGGTCACGAGGAGCAGCCCATCGACCGCATCAGGCATCTTTTCGCCCTGCGCGAGGTTCAGGACCGCACCGGAGGCTTTACCGCCTTCATCCCGTGGACCTTTCAGCCGGACAACACCAATATTCCCGATGCCCGCAAAATGACCAGCGTGGAATATCTGCGCATGCTGGCAGTCTCCCGCATTGTGCTCGACAACTTCGATAACGTGCAGGTTTCATGGGTGACCATGGGGCCAAAAATTTCTCAGCTGGCCCTTTTTTACGGCGGTAACGATTTCGGCTCCACCATGATTGAGGAAAACGTGGTCAAGGCAGCCGGGGTGAGCTTCAGACTTTCCGAGGCTGAAATCCATAACCTTATCGAGAAAGCCGGATTTGTTCCCAAGCAGCGACTCATGGACTACACTCTCGCGGAGAACGCTGATGGATAA
- the mqnE gene encoding aminofutalosine synthase MqnE, translated as MISKNYFANAGLGPILDKVLAGERLSTEDGLTLFNCPDLNALGALASIRRRQLHGNKTFYVINRHINYTNICVNGCLFCAYARKPEEKGAFKLSREDILEKLENAPIPPREVHVVGGCHHNIPLSFFEETFTEIKNRLPQAVIKAFTAVEIEHLASFEGISTVEVLKRLKAAGSEMLTGGGAEIFNPEVRAKICPEKLPGKEWLRIHGEAHELGYTTNCTMLYGHVESFADRVDHLDQLRRQQDISGGFNCLIPLPFLTENSRLEIDNPLTGVDELRTIAVSRLMLDNIPHIKAYWVMLGVKQAQTALHFGADDFDGTVVEEKIGHMAGAESEQGLSRSELKEMIIGCGFEPVERDAAFNEI; from the coding sequence ATGATTTCAAAAAACTATTTCGCAAATGCCGGACTCGGCCCGATTCTCGACAAAGTGCTTGCCGGAGAACGGCTTTCCACCGAGGACGGACTTACCCTATTCAACTGCCCAGACCTCAACGCACTGGGCGCGCTGGCTTCCATCCGCAGACGCCAGTTGCACGGAAACAAGACTTTCTACGTAATCAACCGCCACATCAATTATACCAATATCTGTGTGAACGGCTGTCTGTTCTGCGCCTATGCCCGCAAACCTGAGGAGAAAGGAGCTTTCAAGCTCAGCCGGGAAGATATTCTTGAAAAGCTGGAAAACGCGCCCATACCGCCCCGCGAAGTACACGTGGTCGGCGGCTGTCATCATAATATCCCGCTTTCTTTTTTCGAAGAGACCTTCACTGAAATCAAAAACCGATTACCGCAGGCTGTAATTAAAGCTTTCACAGCTGTAGAAATCGAACACCTTGCTTCATTTGAGGGTATCTCCACTGTTGAAGTGCTCAAACGACTCAAGGCCGCAGGATCAGAAATGCTCACCGGAGGCGGTGCTGAAATTTTCAACCCGGAAGTTCGCGCCAAAATCTGCCCGGAAAAACTTCCCGGCAAAGAATGGCTGCGCATCCACGGTGAAGCCCACGAGCTCGGCTACACCACCAACTGCACCATGCTTTACGGGCACGTGGAATCCTTTGCAGACCGTGTTGACCATCTTGACCAGTTGCGCCGCCAGCAGGATATATCCGGTGGATTCAACTGCCTGATCCCCCTGCCCTTCCTGACCGAGAACAGCAGACTCGAGATCGACAATCCGCTCACCGGGGTCGATGAACTGCGCACTATCGCGGTCAGCCGCCTCATGCTCGACAACATCCCGCATATCAAGGCCTACTGGGTCATGCTCGGCGTCAAACAAGCCCAGACCGCACTCCATTTCGGAGCGGATGATTTCGACGGAACAGTAGTCGAGGAAAAAATCGGACACATGGCCGGTGCAGAATCCGAGCAGGGCCTTAGCCGCAGCGAACTGAAAGAAATGATTATCGGCTGCGGATTTGAACCAGTCGAGCGCGATGCTGCTTTTAATGAAATTTAA
- a CDS encoding 1,4-dihydroxy-6-naphthoate synthase — MSKILKLGYSPCPNDTFIFHALASGAVSIDPFKLDVTLADVEELNSMARSGKMDVCKVSVHAAAHIMDDYILLRAGGAMGRGVGPLLLTGAPCIIGDLHGKRIAIPGRNTTANLLFSLMCREAGIKVELVEMVFDQVMPAIKNGEVDAGVVIHEGRFTYEALALSKLADLGQWWEDFSGLPIPLGSIAIKRSLGAETAAMVNAAIRKSLTLSYIDEEAAWPYIKEHAQEMDDDVIQQHIKTFVTDYSDDVGDEGEQAVLRLLQEAARMDGLELPAKNIFIEV, encoded by the coding sequence ATGAGCAAAATATTGAAATTAGGCTATTCGCCCTGTCCGAACGATACATTTATTTTTCACGCCCTTGCCAGCGGGGCCGTTAGCATAGACCCTTTCAAACTGGACGTCACCCTCGCTGATGTGGAGGAACTTAATTCCATGGCCCGGTCCGGCAAGATGGATGTCTGCAAGGTTTCCGTCCACGCCGCTGCGCATATTATGGATGACTACATCCTGCTGCGTGCCGGGGGAGCCATGGGCCGCGGCGTTGGGCCTTTGCTGCTCACCGGAGCACCTTGCATCATAGGTGACCTCCATGGCAAGCGTATTGCCATACCGGGACGCAATACCACCGCAAATTTACTGTTCAGTCTTATGTGCCGTGAAGCCGGAATTAAGGTCGAGCTGGTAGAAATGGTTTTTGATCAGGTCATGCCCGCTATCAAAAACGGGGAAGTTGATGCCGGGGTGGTAATCCACGAGGGCCGCTTTACTTACGAAGCCCTCGCTCTTTCCAAGCTCGCCGATCTCGGCCAGTGGTGGGAGGATTTTTCCGGTCTGCCCATCCCGCTTGGTTCCATCGCCATTAAGCGTTCGCTGGGCGCGGAAACAGCAGCCATGGTCAATGCCGCCATCCGTAAATCCCTGACCCTTTCCTATATAGATGAAGAAGCCGCATGGCCTTACATTAAAGAACACGCACAGGAAATGGATGACGATGTCATTCAGCAGCACATCAAGACTTTTGTGACCGACTATTCTGATGATGTAGGCGATGAGGGTGAGCAGGCGGTTTTAAGATTGCTTCAGGAAGCAGCCAGAATGGATGGGCTTGAATTGCCTGCCAAGAATATTTTTATTGAGGTGTAG
- a CDS encoding DMT family transporter: MSFLQSQYIAVVALLTAVLLWSSSFIALKISMAVYDPTFVIFGRMMLASLCFLFFIPNFKKQPIRKGDFKWLFFMGFCEPCMYFVFESQALTMTSASQAGMICATLPLLMAVAARFILDEKLSRRTLIGFALAVCGGIWLSLSSESTESAPNPAMGNFFEFLAMCCAVGYMTVLKKMTAHYSTLFLTAFQAFMGAIFYLPLLALPSTDLPTVFDPLAAGSIIYLGVCITIGAYGLFNFGMSRLPANQTTAYVNMIPVFTLFLGWLILGETFTSIQFIAAALVMGGVILSQDEKSG; encoded by the coding sequence ATGTCTTTTCTCCAGTCCCAATATATTGCAGTGGTCGCCCTGCTCACAGCAGTGCTGCTCTGGTCCAGTTCCTTCATTGCACTCAAGATATCCATGGCGGTTTACGATCCTACTTTCGTTATCTTCGGGCGTATGATGCTGGCTTCGCTCTGTTTTCTGTTCTTTATCCCCAATTTCAAGAAGCAGCCCATCCGCAAAGGGGATTTCAAATGGCTGTTCTTTATGGGGTTTTGCGAACCGTGCATGTATTTCGTGTTCGAAAGTCAGGCCCTGACCATGACCTCAGCCTCGCAGGCCGGGATGATCTGCGCCACCCTTCCGCTGCTCATGGCTGTTGCCGCGCGCTTCATCCTAGATGAAAAACTGAGCCGCAGAACTTTGATCGGATTCGCACTGGCTGTCTGCGGCGGAATCTGGCTTTCCCTCTCTTCGGAATCCACCGAGAGCGCGCCCAACCCGGCAATGGGTAACTTCTTTGAATTTCTGGCCATGTGTTGTGCCGTCGGCTACATGACCGTACTCAAGAAAATGACCGCCCACTACTCCACACTTTTCCTGACCGCGTTTCAGGCATTCATGGGGGCCATTTTTTACCTGCCGTTGCTGGCTCTGCCCTCAACCGATCTACCCACGGTTTTTGATCCGCTGGCAGCTGGCAGCATCATATATCTTGGGGTCTGCATCACCATCGGGGCATACGGGCTCTTCAACTTCGGCATGAGCAGACTGCCCGCCAACCAGACCACCGCTTATGTAAACATGATCCCGGTCTTCACCCTTTTCCTCGGCTGGCTGATCCTCGGTGAAACTTTCACATCCATACAGTTTATTGCAGCCGCACTGGTCATGGGCGGGGTAATTTTGAGTCAGGATGAGAAAAGTGGGTAA
- the yjgA gene encoding ribosome biogenesis factor YjgA yields the protein MYDADDLYNDEEEFSGPSRSQKKREMIALQKLAEKLMTLGPELVKKCGLPDYFIEEVLDAMAIKSHEAKRRKVQYIGKLIRDVDTQPLVEFLEDIETGNRADNMKFHALEQWRDRLVDGDFSVLDEIVEKHPQADRQRISQLARNARKEKDKSKPPKSARALFKTLRELTE from the coding sequence ATGTACGATGCAGATGATTTATATAATGATGAAGAGGAATTTTCCGGTCCGAGCAGATCGCAGAAAAAGCGTGAGATGATCGCATTGCAGAAGCTGGCCGAAAAGCTGATGACCCTTGGTCCTGAACTGGTCAAGAAATGCGGCCTGCCGGATTACTTTATTGAGGAAGTGCTGGATGCCATGGCAATTAAATCCCATGAAGCCAAACGGCGTAAAGTCCAGTACATCGGAAAACTTATCCGCGACGTGGACACTCAGCCGCTGGTTGAATTCCTCGAAGATATCGAGACCGGAAACCGGGCCGACAACATGAAATTCCACGCCCTTGAACAATGGCGTGACAGACTGGTTGACGGTGACTTTTCCGTACTGGATGAAATTGTAGAAAAACACCCGCAGGCCGACCGCCAGCGCATCTCCCAACTGGCCCGCAATGCCAGAAAAGAAAAAGATAAATCCAAGCCTCCCAAGTCCGCGCGGGCTCTTTTCAAGACTTTACGCGAACTAACTGAATAA